The following DNA comes from Bos indicus isolate NIAB-ARS_2022 breed Sahiwal x Tharparkar chromosome 3, NIAB-ARS_B.indTharparkar_mat_pri_1.0, whole genome shotgun sequence.
TAAAGCGGGGTGCCCTCTTGCGTTGCTCTGCACGGGGTGGATGCTCAGTACGTCGTGCCAGGCCGCCTGGTAAGCGGAGCACCGCGGTGGGTTATCCGTGCCTGGTGGGGAGGGCGCTCCTCTCCCTAATGGCCTTGTGCTCTCCTGCAGATGCCATGTGGCCTGTGCTTTGGACCGTGGTGCGCACCTATGCTCCGTATGTCACCTTTCCCGTGGCCTTCGTGGTCGGGGCTGTGGGCTACCACCTGGAATGGTTCATCAGGGGGAAGGAGCCACAGCCTGTGGAGGAGGAGAAGAGCATCTCAGAGCGCCGGGAGGACCGCAAGCTGGATGAGCTGCTAGGCAAGGACCACACCCAGGTGGTGAGCCTTAAGGACAAGCTGGAATTTGCTCCTAAAGCCGTCCTGAACAGAAACCGCCCGGAGAAGAACTAATGGAGGACCCAGGGCCCTCTGGGGCCTTCCGCAGGCCATGGCTGGGCCTGCCACCATGTCGACGCAGCCCCAGAACCCACGTCTGATTTGCTTTATTGCTGCTTctggcccctcccaccccccacagcCACACACATACTGGCTGCTCTGCTGTGGCGAGGCAGACGTACTGGAAGCGGAGGGGCCAGTGAAGAGGAAGGCCTGGGAGGGTTCCGGCCTGAAGGTCCTGAAGGTTGGCCACGACTGCTGGGGCTTCTGCACTGCTGGGTGCACCACTGGGGGCAGAGTTACGAAACGAACACTGGCTGTCAGTCTCGGTGGGGAGGCAGTTTGGCCTCAAGTGGGAGTGGCTGGGATTGGGGCGGTGGGGTACCTCATGCCTAGTTCCGGTTTGCACTGGCAAGAGTTGACAGATCTACCTGGCTCTCTTAACTAGCTTGCCCTGTCCTTTGTGCTCATTCTCCCTGAAATCCTGTCCTGGCAGCTCAGGGAGGGGATTCCCCTGGGAAGGAACGCCGTTTTCTGTTCTTGGGAGCCCAGACTGTTCGCCTCGGGGCAGGTGAAGTAGCTTGAAAACAGTCACCATCTTTCACCCCCGCTCCCCATTACTGTGTAGTGCAAAACTTGATTAAAGTGGCGTCTGAGAACCATTTTGATCTATCTTCCAGGTGGTGTTTGGGGTCTCCTTAGGAGTTATGTAAGTGCAGACATCTCCAGGTAGGATAACATTGGCCTTTAACTAAGGACTTCAGGGCCCTGGAGCCTTGTTTTACTAGTGTGATTGCATTGGATCCTGGAGACGGTGAGTCCTAGAGGCACAGGTTCCCATGGGCCTTTTTATCGTGATAACAAGAGGCTTATAGACTTTCAAAGTCTAAATTAGAGTAGACTAGGGAGCTTGACAATTAACATCAAATTTTCCAACTTCATACTCATATGCACACATAAAAAgtagaatatatacataatatttggTAGGTGGTTTGAAAAATGGTTACCCACACTCCGAGGTCTCTAGTACAGATAAAAAGGtaacattttgatattttcacTAATTCTTGGCCTAGTTGATTTTAGTTACTTACCATTACTGAACATgtaattttatattctctttttacaTAGTATTTCATATCAGAATCACTTTTCCATCTTATCACATGGTCTTCATAATCctaatttttttcagttgccCATCAAGTGGGACTATAGcttagtttgttttttaactgtttcctggacatttgggttgtttctgatTGTTCACTCAGAAATACTGCCAAGAGTGTCTTATATGAGACTTTTCCTGCATTTTGGAATACAGGAAATGGGTGGGAACAGTAAATGGCATTCTGGATGAAGTGGAATGATTAATTTAAGGGTCTTAATGCATAATAACTGAACGTCTGTCCTGAAGTGCAGTTGGAGCTTATACTAAATGCTGCCACTAAGGACGTTGCCAGTGAGGTTGGAGAGGGTGAGAGCAGAGAGCAGACCTGTTGCCTCATGAAGTCAGTTGACCTTCACCCTGAGTGAGCAAAGGCAAGTAGTGTGTTTGATGAAGAATGAACTACCTTAAAAGGGGGAGGGCGTTTGCCCTGCTTCTTACCTCAGGATTGAGGCCTGATGGTGTTACCAGGTGGGTGAAGGTAGAACTGAACAGGCGAGCTTCTGGCTGTGGCGTGGGGGGACCGGGGGATACAAGGGATGCTCGCCAGAGAAGGAGGGGCAAGTCAAGTCAGTGGCTTCCCCCTCAGTGGCCGAAGCCTGGTGGGAATGTTGAGGTGAACTGCGGCTGTTTCTCAGGGAGTAAATTTGGTGGGGAACGTGGGGTAGCAGCATCTGCTACTGATGAGGTTTCTGGTTCTGAAAGGATGTGCTGGGATCAGTTTGGTTATGGGCTGGGGCTGACGCGGGCCTCATCAGCGCGCCAGTGCTGCCCCCCTGTGGCAGTCTCGAGTGCCACCAAGCCTGGGATCCCTTCACGGGAGCAGCACTCAGGCCCACAGGGGTCAGTGAGGTGTCTTAAATGACAGGCGCTGGAAAGCACGGGCCTGCCTGAAGGGGGCAGTGGCTGTGCAGCttcttccagtttgtgcttttggCCAGAGATagcagatttttatcttttttttttttcccctaaaaagatactagaaattcagatttttgtgattttttttttttggcatggaaacttctgattttcaaatgttgacagtttattttttaaaacaattctaaGTATGCTCACATACCCATAGGGTTAATTTGACCTGGCGGCTGCCAGTTTGCCACCTGTCAAGCTGCCCCTCGCGTTCTAATGAAATCTGAGAGAGGACCTTTAAGGACAACTGTGGCAAACATGAGATCCCTCGAAACACTTCTGGGCATCTTGCACATACGTAGTTTAATATCAGCCTAAGCAAAACATCGGACGACAGAAACCATAACAGaagtaacaccaaaaacattttcccACGGATGAGGACATTTCTGGGTTTCCAGATGTTTTAGAATAACCCTGCCAGCCCTGCCGGCCCTCCTCCCAGTGCCTGGCAGAGGAAGCCCTGTCCTTGGAAATCCGAGTTGCTCCCTTCTTCTAGTCTCACTTTGTGCCCCCTTTAAGTAATTTCATTTCGGAGGGCTTGCTCTCACTGAATTTCTGCTGTAGCAAGTCTATCAATATTCCCAGCTGGCTGTTGTTTCCCACAGGCTGGCTGAGCTCTCCTGCTGCTGTGGGGCCCTGAGATAGCGCCTGCTTTCTTGCCTCTGCTCAGGTAATGTTAGGCAGCagggtggtgtttttttttttgatgtggaccatttttaaagtcatttttggaatgtgttacaatattacttctgttttacttgtttttttgcccatgaggcatgtgggatcttagcacctgaccagggatcgaacccactccTCCTACGttggaaggggaagtcttaaccactagactactagggaagtcccaagcagCAGGCTTTCCGTGGATTTGGCAAAGGTCGGCCAGACTTGCTGGGACCAACCAGGGCACAGCCTGGTTTTCTCCCACACTTTCTGATTCCCTGAAACATACTGGTAGCAGATGTCCCTGGGGTTTGCCTCCCCACCCCGGTAATAGTGGTGgctttgttgctatttagtcactggttatgtctgactctgcggctcCGTGaattgtatcctgccaggctcctttgtccgtgggatttttcaggcaaggatgttgggagtgggtagccatttccttcttcaggtggtcttcccaacccagggctcgaacctgcgcttcctgcagtggcaggcggctttactgctgggccaccaggggagcccagtgcTGGCCTTGGAGCAGCATTGCCCTGTCTGAGCATGTCAGGGCTCACTGCTCTGCCCTCAGGGGCCTGGTGTCTGGTGCTTTTCCACTCCCTCTCTTGCCTTTCCTGTGCCTGTTGCTGTGTTAGTGCAAGTCAGCTGGGCAGCTGCCAGGACAAGCCAGCCGGGGGCCCTCTGACCCCTGTCAGCTTGCCAGGGCCCAGGCTGATGAGGCTGTCAGCTGAGCGAAGCACCGTGAGATTAGACTCCCCAGAGTCACTTGGGAACCGGGCAGTGAAAACGAAGAGGCTTGCTCGTGTCTTATCttacttttccttttcccctctggcACGGGTCTCTGGGCACTTGTAGAATGGTGAACCAGGGCTGTGTGGCACAGTGAAAATAAAGTGGATCCTGAGTTCGGCAGATGTGTGATACTGCCTCAACTGCTAACTGAGTGATGTAGCCTTTCTCAACTTCAGGTGTCAGTTTTCTGGTAAACAGGAATAAGAATACCTATTTTTGCTGGGTTATTGCAAAGCTAAGATATCATATGTAAAGTTCTTAGCAGAGCCCATGGCAGtaggtaggtgctcagtaaatgttggctGCTTTAGTTTTTTCGCAAGAAAAAGAGTTCCGTGTATCCTTGTGGTCCTGGTGAGCTGTGATCAGGAGGAGAGAGCAAGCAACTGTGGCTGGGAGAGTGATCCTGCGACCCACCCTCATAGGTCTGCTGGTCCAGAGCTTCTTGGGGAGTGTTTCACAGGAGGGACTGCCTTATCCCAGAACCAGGCTGCCTAGGGAAGTGCAGGCTTCGACCTGTGTTGCCAAGTAGTAGTCATATGGGTGCTGTCTCAAGGTCAGAGACGAGCAGTGGGGAGCAAGGTGTGGGGGAGCACCCGAGAGTGTTGCCCTCAGGATGGCTGGAACAGGGAGCCTTGGACCTGGAGGCACGAGAGCGGTGCGACCTCCACCTCGGCTGGCCTTGGAAGGATGGGGATACCGCTGTCCTCCCTGTTGTGTAAAAAGAGTGAGAAGCCAGCTTAGAGCTTCAGAAACACGCAAGTGCTGTTGTATCCCGGTAAAGTCCCCCTTTTATCGAATTGGGACGGCAGCCAGTCTGATAATGGAATAGACAGACATAAATGCTCCTCTGTGCTTTTCCTGAACAGTCTCTCCAAAGTCTGCTAAGGAGAAGTCACGGGGAATCAGCTTTAAGAGTAAAGAGGCGTTATTAATAATTAGTATGTGTCGTTTTGCTTCCTGTCCCATGGGTACCTTGAtgtacttcagtcagttcagtcgctccgttgtattcgactctttgcgaccccatggaccgcagcacaccaggcctccctgtccctcaccaactcccggagttcactcaagctcatgtccattgagtcggtgatgccatccagctatctcatcgtCTGTATGTACGTAAAAGCTGTTTATTCCTTTTGAGTTAAGTTTGTTAACTTTAGTTATCTGTTTATCAAATCCTTCTTAGTGCAGATATAAGCcttggctttgttttttgtttaaaaattccaAATGGGTCCTCcacatatttttgatatttttaaacatgtttactGGAGTCCCAGAAAGGGCAGTTCTTTTCTCTGGAAGAGTCAAGTCCTTCGTGTCCTTAGGCCTGTATCCACTGCCCCTGTTCCACTTCCAGCCCCGGCTCCACTGTCCATTTCTGTCTGGTTCCGGGCCTGAGCTGCTTAGCGCAGCGGGAGGATTGTATGTGACCATGTGGCCTGGCCGTCCCCTTGTATGGTTTCAGAGGCAACCTCAAGgtgacttcttttatttttttatataaaccaGCCTCCTCAGCCCATCCCTGCATCCCTCTTGACCCTTGCTGCTTGCTTTCTGCCTCCACCACTACAGTGCTGAAGCCAGTTTGGCTAAAAGCCTTTGTGATTGCAAGTCTGGTGTCCCTTCCTAGCCATACTGACGCTTTGCAGTGTCCGGCACGCGTCGTGGAATTCTGTCTCAATACCACCACCTCCGTTTCCTTTCCCGGCTGTCTCTTCTGCCATTGCCGCCTCCTGTGCTCCTAAGTATGAGTGttcctccagcttcatccatgtttgttttcttgtcGGACAGCTTCAGCCTCACCTGTGCCTTCAGCCACCTGCTGATCTACCTTGAAGACTCCCAGATGTCTGTCTCGAGTTGTGAGTTTCACCCCCCAGGCTCCAGATCATTCTCCGAAACAGCTCACTATGTATCTCTGTGTCTTGATTTTTGTGATGGTTCAAGGTGTTGACGTGGGTTTGCAGCTTAACTGTGTAATCTAGTCGTGTGACCAGGGAAGTCACTTCAGCTTTCCTAAGCAGCCTCGGTACAGTGGGGATGAAGATGGAGTGTTTGTGAAACACCAGCGCAGTGTTCAGCGTAgattctgtctcctttctcctgTTGCTCAGCTGGGTTCTGACCCTCCCGCCCCATCCCGTCCCCACCCACCTGGCGGGTGGGGAAGAAGAGAAACATGGCAGTTTCTCTCcttcttctgttttctccatCTCGCTTCCCTGCCCTCATCACCTCTGGCCTAAACGTTTGGTCTCTTCCTGAAAATTCTTCCCATTCCTACCAGCATTTTCTCTCTCAAACACATCTCTGATGAGGTCACTCCTCAAAGACCTCCATGGCTTCTCTCACCTGAGCCCCATGTGCGCCACGCACGTCCTTTCGCCGTCTTGCCCCCGCCTCCCTCGCACCATCCCCAGGACAGTCTGGCTTGTGCCACCTCCTGACTGTGCTGTGCCCATCTGGATCCTGAGGCCTCTGTCTGCGCTGCGCAGCGGGCCTCCTGGGCTGCCTGGTGAATTCTGATCTACTCCAGGACGGCCCAGGAGTTTGAGCAGAGACTGCCTCTCCGGCCTGGGGTCCGCTCTCCTCCCGCGGCATTTACAAAGGGCATTGGGTTGGTTGTGTGTCTGTTCCCCTAGACTgtgagttccttgagggcagggacgaAGCCTTGCACAGAGCCATTtccaataaatgttgaatgactTCAGAGGCCCCTGAGTGTGATTCTGGGACGGAGCACGTCCTGGGGCTGGGTGTGGAGACGAGCCTCTTGGGAAGACGGAGCGAGGGTCCCAGATGTCTGTCTCTAGTTGTGAATTCCCCCCAtccccagccactgcccctggcccccCAGGTGTGTGCTCTGTGCTGCCTGGCAGTCTTGAGCTCATGGCAGCCGTGTTTCCTATGGCTTTGCCGTGCTGAGGCTGGTAATGTGCTAAAACGGGTGAACGCACTGGCTGAATTTTCCCGGGGGAAGTGGGGCTTGGACAGAGGGCGGGCTTTCCCCACTGGGTAGGACCTGGACCAGCCTAGCCCATGATGAATTTGACCTTGATGACTCTGTAGAGGGGAACAATGTCCTCAGGAAAGCATTCAGGAAACCCTTCGTGTAGTGGTGATCAGAGTCGTGCAGCAGCTCAGCAGGGTGGATGGGAGCCCTCCAAGGCGCCCGCGGGGCCCTGGGTCAGAGCCTGGGGAACTGTAATGCCTTTACCAGCTGGAGCTCGCTCTCAGCCTCTGTGGACCCCTGGGTTGACTCCGAGCAACACAGATGCTGGGAAGGCGTGGGAACGCCCGTGAGCCTGAGGGTACCACTGCTTCTGGAGCGTCTGTGcgtgtgctctctctctcttccccttcatGCCTCCCCTCTGGCTGTGGCCTGGAAGGGAAGGGTGGGTTCATAGGTGAGTTGGAAGCCTTGGAAACAAGAGAAGGAACAGGCTTTGgtgtcctcaattttttttttccttaattaatcattttactttattttttggccacactgcgcACCATGGGGAATCTtaggtttctctctctttctttttttttcttttactatgtggcacggcttgcaggatcttagttccctgaccagggatcgaacccgcaccaCAGGAGTGAGagagccaagtcctaaccactggacctccagggaactcCCGGGGTGTCCTCATTTTATCAAGGAGCTGGCCTGGGACGT
Coding sequences within:
- the SMIM12 gene encoding small integral membrane protein 12; amino-acid sequence: MWPVLWTVVRTYAPYVTFPVAFVVGAVGYHLEWFIRGKEPQPVEEEKSISERREDRKLDELLGKDHTQVVSLKDKLEFAPKAVLNRNRPEKN